In Methanocella paludicola SANAE, the sequence TCTTGACCTGTACGACCTGCGATCGTTATTTCGCAAGTATAGTATAGGCGTGGTCGTCCCCGCCTATAACGAGGAGCTATTGATCGAGGAGACCATCAACGGCATCCCGGAATATGTGGAAAGGATCTATGTTATCGACGATTGCAGTACCGATCATACTCCTAATATCGTCCGACGCCTAGGCGATCCCCGAGTCACTTTCATCCGCCATGAAAAGAACCAGGGCGTCGGCGGGGCCATCGTCACCGGCTATAAGCTGGCGCTTGATGACGGAATGGACCTTGTGGCGGTCATGGCTGGGGATAACCAGATGGACCCGGCACAGCTGCCCCGTCTCCTCCTGCCCATTATCGAAGGTAAGGCCGATTATACCAAAGGCAACCGGCTGATCAGTAGAAAATACAGCGAGGGCATGAGTAGATGGAGGCTTTTCGGTAACAACCTCCTATCATTACTGACGAAGATCGCGTCAGGGTACTGGCGCATATCCGATCCCCAGAATGGGTATACCGTCATCTCTCGGCAGGCGCTCCAGGCACTGGATCTGGATTCTGTCTATACCTATTATGGCTATTGTAACGACCTTCTCATCAAGCTGAACACGTTCGGGATGCGGGCGATCGACGTGGCAATACCTGCACGCTATGGCCGGGAGCGGTCTTCGATCAGATATAGCCGGTTCATCCTGAAAGTGGCCCCGATGATATTCCGCGGCTTCCTGTGGAGGCTCAAGACCAAGTACGTCGTGCTCGACTCCAATCCCCTCGTCCTGTTATACGCGGCGGGTATGCTTCTCCTGCCGCTGGGCCTGCTATTTTGCGCCTGGATACTGGTTGAGGCCGTACTTCGGGCTTCCATATCTGCCGGATATCTGCCGCTGGCGGCGATCATCACGCTCACGGGCCTGCAGTTTTTATTTTTTGCCATGATGTTCGACAGGCAGGCCGAAAGGAGTGCCGGCAGCTCAGGCATCGATCAAGGCTTTAGGTGATAGAATGGTCACACATCTCGACTTCACACAGGAAAAATACGAGGATATCTGTGAGGCTATTGTCAGGTCCGGATATGCAACCATCACATTCCAGGATTATTTACAGGCCGAAGAGCTGCCACGTCGCTTCATAATCGTCCGGCATGACATCGACCGTAATCCCCGCAATGCTCTGGATATCGCGGCCATGGAGCACGCATATGGCATCAAGGCGACATACTATTTCCGGTCGGTCCGGGGCGTGTTCAAGCCCCGGATCATCAGGTCTATCGCGAGGATGGGCCACGAGATCGGCTACCACTACGAAGTCCTGAGCGACGCTAACGGCGACCCTGCCAGGGCGATCGAGCTCTTCCAGGGCGACCTGAAAAAGTTCCGGGAGCTCTGTGACGTGAAGAGCATCTGCATGCATGGAAGGCCGTTATCCCGCCAGGACAATCGCGATCTCTGGAAATATTATGATTTTAAGGACTATGCCATCCGTGGGGAGGCTTACCTGTCCGCAGGCCCCGATCTTTACTACTTCTCGGATACGGGGCGCAACTGGAGCTGGAAAAATAAGTTCCGGGATCGTATGCCCCATCAGCGGGAGGACATCTCCATCAATACTACGGATGACCTCATCCGCCTCATAAGAATGGGGTCCGTCGACCGCCTCTATATCCTCGCCCACCCGGAGCGATGGGCGCTTAACAATATCGGATGGGCGCTCAGCTATGCGCAGGATAAGCTGGTCAATCATGGAAAGAATATCATTATGACAGTGAGGCGATAACAGTAATCGTCGCCACTAAAAATATGGAGAATGGTGAAGCGTTTCATGAAAATAATGGTTAACATTGGTCACCCAGCACAGGTCCATCTTTTTAAAAATTTCATATGGGAGATGAGTAAGAGGGGGCACGAATTATTGATCTCCGCGAGCGATAAAGAGATGGCATACACACTCCTCGATAGCTACGGCTTAGGCTATATAAAGTTGGGTTCTCCCGGGAAATCCATGGCTAAAAAGATAATAAATATGCTTGCCATGGATGTCAAGATCTATGCAGCAGCCCGAAAGTTTAAACCGGATATATTTTTAGCTCACGCGTCAATTTGCTCCCCACAAATATCCCGAGCCATGAAAAAACCGATGATTAATTTCGACGACGATGAGCATACTTATGCATTTTATAAACATCTCGCCAGCTGCGTATGTGGCTTTTCCGGATTTAGGATAGCTGGCGAGAATATCATTAAAATCGACAGCTACAAAGAACTGGCTTATCTCCATCCTAACTGGTACCACCCCGATAAAAGCATACTGGGAGAGAAAAACGTCCCATTCGATGGTGACTATGTGGTGCTCAGGTTTGCGGCATGGAACGCGTTCCATGACGTAGGGAAGAGCGGGCTTGGTTTGGAGGAAAAGAAAAAATTGATCAGGGAACTGGAAAAATATGCCCGCGTACTGATTACTTCTGAGGACCCGCTACCCGAGGAATTAAAAAAATATGGGATACAGAGCGATCCCAATAAGATTCATGATATCATATACAACGCGAGGCTCTTGGTATGCGACTCCGGGACAATGGCCACCGAAGCGGCGATCCTGGGGACTCCCACTGTCCGTTGTAACTCTTACGTCGGTAAGAACGACTTGCATAACTTTATCCAGCTTGAGCAAAAATACGGCCTTATCTTTAATTACCGTAACAGCGATGAGGCCATTGGCAAGGCCGTCGAGATACTGAAAGACCAGGGGACGAAGCGCGAGTGGAAGAGGAAAAGCGATGTGCTGTTAGCCGATAAGATCGATGTGACCTCTTTTATGATATGGCTGGTAGAGAATTATCCGCAAAGCCTGCAAGAGATGAAAGACCATCCCGAAGTCCAATACCAGTTCAAGCAGGGAGCCATGCGGAGGCCATTAGCAGCATCGCCGCCGGGTGAGATCAGAGTAAACACTCATAAATATTAATTGGGGCATGTTATGTCGAGCTTAGCATACGATAAGCTAAAGCAAAACAGCCTACTCTGGGACTTATTTACGCTAAGGCATGAGTATGTTGACCGGCCCGTTCTAGGCCGTGCGGACTATCCAAATAATAACATGAATAGCCTGGTCGCTCCCGTGTCTAAATATCTGGTCGATAATAGCTTTACTATGGAATACCCGGAGAATAGAAAATTCGCCGTTTGCCTAACCCATGACATCGATGACATCTACCCCCCGCAATCCCATATGCTCCTTTCTTCGCTATATTGTGCACGGAACCTCGATATCCGGGGAATAAAAAAGCATGTGTCGTGGAAGTTTAAGGGTAAGGATCTTAGCCCCTACCGGAATTTTGCCGATATCGTAAAGCTCGAAGAGGCTTATGAGGCTAACTCTTCATTCTATTTCATTGCTACGGGGCTTGATATCCGCCGGTTCAGGTATGATATCGGGGAGCTAGAAAGCGAACTAGGGTTCTTAACCGATAAAGGGGACGAGGTCGGATTACACGGCGGGTATTATTCGTTTAACAGGCTAGAAGATATAAAAATAGAGAAAAAGCGGATAGAGGAGGTACTCGGGCGAAGTGTCCTCGGATACCGGAACCATTACCTGAACTTTTCGATACCCGATACTTGGGAACTTTTGGCAAAGGCCGGATTCAAGTATGACACGACCCTGGGGTTTAAGAAAAACATCGGGTTCGTGAACGGGATGTGCCATCCGTTCAGGCCGTATAACTTGAATACCGGGCAAAAGATCGATATCATGGAGATCCCCCTGGCTGTCATGGACCAGGCGATATTTGAATTAACCCGCTCTTTCACCGAAGCCTGGGAGGCCGTAAAAGCGCTAATCGATGCGGCGGAAACACACAATGGCATCGTGACACTGCTCTGGCATAACTATGCCTTTAGCTCGGCTTTCAGGGAATCATGGAAAAAGTTATATATAAAAATATTAAAATATTGTTATGAAAAAAGGGCCTGGATGACAAGCGGAAAGGAAATTTACGGATGGTATGTTAAAAATGGATATTGAACTGGTCGATGACCATAGCCTTTGGGACAGATTCATCGATGAAAGCCCTTACGGCACTTTATTCCATAAGTGGGACTTTTTAAAGACCATTGAGAAATATTCGGGCTATCGGCTCTATCCATATGCCATATACACTGGTAACATGCTTATTAGCCTCTTCCCGATCTTTATTAAGTCGTATATGGGATTCAAATTCGTGTTTTCTCCGCCGCCCGGTTCTGGAGTACCCTTTATGGGCTTTGCCCTGGCCCCATCATACACGGACCTTAAGCAAAGTAAAAAGGAGCACACTTTAACGACTATTATGGATTGTTTTAACGATGAGATCTCGACCATATCTCCAAATTATGTTTCAATATCTATGCCCCCGAGATACATCGATATCCGGCCTTTTAAATGGAGTGGCTATGATGCGGAGATCGAATATAACTATATAATAGGTCTGGACAGGCCTGTCGAGACGATATGGGATGGAGTAAGCAAGGTTTGCAGAAAAAATATAAAGGATTTCGAAAATAGATCGGTCTCAGTGGAAGAATCGAAAGACGTGTATACATTTTATGACATGGTAAAAAAGCGATATGCGCAGCAGGGTTTAAAATATACTACCTATTCGGCGGAATATCTGGAAGAGCTAATAAGGGCGTTCCCGAATAACTTAAAACTCTATTACATATACCTTGATTCGGAGATATCGGGCGCCTATTTGACATATCAATATAAAGACCGGTTCATGTTGTGGGTCGGGGGAGTAAACATGCTTACTCATTTGCCGGTTAATGAGTATATGCAATGGGAGCTAATAAAAAAAGCAAAAGAAAATAACTTTAAGGAATTTATGAACCAGGGCGCTAATATTAAGCGATTATGTCAGTTTAAATCAAAATTTAACCCATCGCTGGATACGTGCTTTTTTATTCATAAGAAGGATAACATCGGCAGGCTTGCGGAATGGACATACGCAACGAAGAAGATGTTGATAAAACCACATAATATGGATTATTGAGAGGATCAAAATGAAAATTTGCTACCTGGCTAACATCGGAACTACACACATGCCTAAGCTGGTGCGCTGTTTTGCCGAGAAGGGGCACGAAGTGCATGTTATATCAATGGAAAAGCCTAACATCCCCATAGATGGAGTTAATTTACACCTCATCGATACTAATAGAAAATTTTTATATTTCACATTTCTGTATAAAATCTTCCAGATGAGCCGGATTATTAATTCGATCAAGCCCGATATAATCCATGCTCACTATATCACGAAATATGGTATATTGGGAGCATTACTCGGCTATAAGCCCCTCATAATGTCGGCATGGGGCTCGGACATCCTCATAGATACAAAGGGCATATTTTTATACCCGATCAAATATGCGCTATCTAAGGCGATGGTCGTGCACTGCGACGGTGAAAATGTCAGGGATGAGCTCGTTAAGCTGGGGGTTGATGCGGATAGGATCAGATTGATTTATTTTGGGACGGACCCGGGCAGGTTCAATCCGGATAAAAAGCGGGAACAACTAAAAGAAGAGCTGGGTATTGCCGGCCATCCGATGATCATTTGCACTAGAAATTTTTATCCGTCATATGACGTCCAGACCTTAATACGGTCCGTTCCTCTGGTTTTAAAAAGCATACCGGATGCCGAATTCGTGTTTTTCGGCAGGGGCCCGGGAGATGAGTTGAAAGAGCTCGCCAGCTCGCTGGGCGTCGCCTCGAACGTACATTTTTTGGGGTACGTCCCGAACGATGAGTTGCCGGTATACCTGGCCTCATCGGATATATTCGTGTCGCCATCGCTGAGCGATGGGGGCATTGCCGTCAGTATTACCGACGCGATGGCATGCGGTCTACCCGTGATCGTGACCGATGTGGCGGATAACAGCAAATTAATCAAGGATAATGTGAACGGTTTTGTCATCCCCGTCAAAAGTCCAGAAGTGCTCGCGGAAAAGATAATCTACCTGATCCGTAACGACAATCTACGGGCTAAATTCGGAAATCTAAACAGAAGTATCATTGTAAATGAATATAATTACTTTAAAGAAATGAAAAAAATAGAAAATATTTATAAAGAATCGCTTATATGATAATACACCATGAATATATTGATTATCGCGGTGCCGGATTCGTCGGAAGTCACCTGGGTGATAAATACACCTTTAACGGCGACAAAGTCATCCGCCTCGATAACTTCGTGAACGGCAGCTTGACCATTGGATTATCGCCCTGCCGAGCGACTTGAGTCGGCGTTGGCCGTCTTCTTATCAGGCTTTTTTATGTGGGGACTATTATAGGAAAAGTGTCCAAAAACGACCATTTCCCCATATCCCCCCACTTCTACTTCAGGGCCATGTGCATCGTTATTTATCATCAGGTGATGTCGCGATGCTTAACTAAAAATAACAAAAAAGCGATTTGAAGCTTTGCGTTTGCGCCAAGTCATCTTTATCGTTTTTTATTGATCATTTGGCTTGTTATATTATCCTCCAGGCGTCTGTGTTGTAGTTGTCGGCTACTTCCTGGCTGGTCAGTCCGCGGTTATAGGCTCTCACGGTGGCTATGCTCCCATTATAAGGCCATGCTGCCGATGGGCTATACCTGCCTATTGTCAGATCAACGCTAGATGGTGAAGCCCCGTTGCATGTACTACTTGTGTATTTCACGCCATTGACGTACAGGCTTATCGTGCTTCCATCGTACACCGCGGTGGCCATGTACCATTTATCGGCCGTAAGCCCGGGGTTGCACTTAATGTAGGCCATGTTCTGGTTGCCGTCGTACATGAAGAAGTCCAGTGTCTTATCGCTGTTCAGCCGCATATTATATCCCTGCCCCGTGTTCGTCGAATAACCCTTACTCGCTAACGATTGGGTAGACATAAAGTTACGGGGACTGAATAGTACTTCTATGGTCATGCCGCTAGTCGGGTTAAGGCCCGGCGAATCATGGCACTGGATGTAGCTGGTGGCACCGTTGAAGCTCCTCGAGCCGGCACCGCTCGGAAGCATGACATAAGTTGCACCGTTCACAACGCCAACATTCCCGTTACCGCTCAAATCCGTCAGAGTGCTGCCGGTATCGTTCATATCATACCATAACTCTAGCCCATCCTTAACAATACCCGGACCCGGAGAAGGAGTAGGCGTAGGAGTAGGCGAAGGCGTTGGCGTTGGAGTTGGCGTTGGAGTTGGCGTTGGAGTTGGCGTTGGAGTTGGCGTTGGAGTTGGCGTTGGAGTTGGCGTTGGAGTTGGCGTTGGAGTTGGCGTTGGGGAGGGCGAAATAGCAGTTCTCCAGGCGTCTGTGTTGTAGTTGTCGGCTACTTCCTGGCTGGTCAGTCCGCGGTTATAGGCTCTCACGGTGGCTATGCTCCCGTTGAAAGGCCATGCTGCCGATGGGCTATACCTGCCTATTGTCAGATCAACGCTAGATGGTGAAGCCCCGTTGCATGTACTACTTGTGTATTTCACGCCATTGACGTACAGGCTTATCGTGCTTCCATCGTACACCGCGGTGGCCATGTACCATTTATCGGCCGTAAGCCCGGGGTTGCACTTAATGTAGGCCATGTTCTGGTTGCCGTCGTACATGAAGAAGTCCAGTGTCTTATCGCTGTTCAGCCGCATATTATATCCCTGCCCCGTGTTCGTCGAATAACCCTTACTCGCTAACGATTGGGTAGACATAAAGTTACGGGGACTGAATAGTACTTCTATGGTCATGCCGCTAGTCGGGTTAAGGCCCGGCGAATCATGGCACTGGATGTAGCTGGTGGCACCGTTGAAGCTCCTCGAGCCGGCACCGCTCGGAAGCATGACATAAGTTGCACCGTTCACAACGCCAACATTCCCGTTACCGCTCAAATCCGTCAGAGTGCTGCCGGTATCGTTCATATCATACCATAACTCTAGCCCATCCTTAACAATACCCGGACCCGGAGAAGGAGTAGGCGTAGGAGTAGGCGAAGGCGTTGGCGTTGGAGTTGGCGTTGGAGTTGGCGTAGGTGTAGGAGTAGGTGTAGGTGTAGGTGTAGGGGTCGGAGTAGGTGTAGGGGTCGGAGTAGGTGTAGGGGTCGGAGTAGGTGTAGGGGTCGGAGTAGGGGTCGGAGTAGGTGTAGGAGTCGGAGTAGGTGTAGGAGTCGGAGTCGTGTTTCCGCTTTCCAGGA encodes:
- a CDS encoding glycosyltransferase family 2 protein; translation: MADLAIINHPIDPYAIGDILTVAKRFAKHVYVLAGYEDETIIAISRFHGAEVIDTSTTSQLSAFYERILKNPDDTLVTLYGNGAHDPERIGELVEQIRSGYDVAFDLSSISHGQINETIYLLNGRLRPGTSGFLACKCGILRAITADENHPDILGHILKRVKRDGLNVKYLDLYDLRSLFRKYSIGVVVPAYNEELLIEETINGIPEYVERIYVIDDCSTDHTPNIVRRLGDPRVTFIRHEKNQGVGGAIVTGYKLALDDGMDLVAVMAGDNQMDPAQLPRLLLPIIEGKADYTKGNRLISRKYSEGMSRWRLFGNNLLSLLTKIASGYWRISDPQNGYTVISRQALQALDLDSVYTYYGYCNDLLIKLNTFGMRAIDVAIPARYGRERSSIRYSRFILKVAPMIFRGFLWRLKTKYVVLDSNPLVLLYAAGMLLLPLGLLFCAWILVEAVLRASISAGYLPLAAIITLTGLQFLFFAMMFDRQAERSAGSSGIDQGFR
- a CDS encoding DUF354 domain-containing protein produces the protein MKIMVNIGHPAQVHLFKNFIWEMSKRGHELLISASDKEMAYTLLDSYGLGYIKLGSPGKSMAKKIINMLAMDVKIYAAARKFKPDIFLAHASICSPQISRAMKKPMINFDDDEHTYAFYKHLASCVCGFSGFRIAGENIIKIDSYKELAYLHPNWYHPDKSILGEKNVPFDGDYVVLRFAAWNAFHDVGKSGLGLEEKKKLIRELEKYARVLITSEDPLPEELKKYGIQSDPNKIHDIIYNARLLVCDSGTMATEAAILGTPTVRCNSYVGKNDLHNFIQLEQKYGLIFNYRNSDEAIGKAVEILKDQGTKREWKRKSDVLLADKIDVTSFMIWLVENYPQSLQEMKDHPEVQYQFKQGAMRRPLAASPPGEIRVNTHKY
- a CDS encoding polysaccharide deacetylase family protein — translated: MSSLAYDKLKQNSLLWDLFTLRHEYVDRPVLGRADYPNNNMNSLVAPVSKYLVDNSFTMEYPENRKFAVCLTHDIDDIYPPQSHMLLSSLYCARNLDIRGIKKHVSWKFKGKDLSPYRNFADIVKLEEAYEANSSFYFIATGLDIRRFRYDIGELESELGFLTDKGDEVGLHGGYYSFNRLEDIKIEKKRIEEVLGRSVLGYRNHYLNFSIPDTWELLAKAGFKYDTTLGFKKNIGFVNGMCHPFRPYNLNTGQKIDIMEIPLAVMDQAIFELTRSFTEAWEAVKALIDAAETHNGIVTLLWHNYAFSSAFRESWKKLYIKILKYCYEKRAWMTSGKEIYGWYVKNGY
- a CDS encoding GNAT family N-acetyltransferase, with protein sequence MDIELVDDHSLWDRFIDESPYGTLFHKWDFLKTIEKYSGYRLYPYAIYTGNMLISLFPIFIKSYMGFKFVFSPPPGSGVPFMGFALAPSYTDLKQSKKEHTLTTIMDCFNDEISTISPNYVSISMPPRYIDIRPFKWSGYDAEIEYNYIIGLDRPVETIWDGVSKVCRKNIKDFENRSVSVEESKDVYTFYDMVKKRYAQQGLKYTTYSAEYLEELIRAFPNNLKLYYIYLDSEISGAYLTYQYKDRFMLWVGGVNMLTHLPVNEYMQWELIKKAKENNFKEFMNQGANIKRLCQFKSKFNPSLDTCFFIHKKDNIGRLAEWTYATKKMLIKPHNMDY
- a CDS encoding glycosyltransferase family 4 protein; this encodes MKICYLANIGTTHMPKLVRCFAEKGHEVHVISMEKPNIPIDGVNLHLIDTNRKFLYFTFLYKIFQMSRIINSIKPDIIHAHYITKYGILGALLGYKPLIMSAWGSDILIDTKGIFLYPIKYALSKAMVVHCDGENVRDELVKLGVDADRIRLIYFGTDPGRFNPDKKREQLKEELGIAGHPMIICTRNFYPSYDVQTLIRSVPLVLKSIPDAEFVFFGRGPGDELKELASSLGVASNVHFLGYVPNDELPVYLASSDIFVSPSLSDGGIAVSITDAMACGLPVIVTDVADNSKLIKDNVNGFVIPVKSPEVLAEKIIYLIRNDNLRAKFGNLNRSIIVNEYNYFKEMKKIENIYKESLI